TGCTTGCCCGAGTCCATGACCGCGAACTTGTAGTCCCCACTGGGGTGGCGTCCGATCGGGGCGTCGATGGTGCCGACGTGCGGGTCGGGCAGTCCCTGGACGAGCGCGTGGTAGGTCTTGTCGACGGTGCGCTCCTTGAAGGCGCGCTTGAGCACGCTGTAGGCGTGCTCGCTCTTGCACACGACCATCAGGCCCGACGTGCCGACGTCCAGGCGCGAGACGATGCCCTGCCGCTCGCTCGCCCCGCTGGTGGAGATGCGGTAGCCAGCCGCGGCCAGGCCGCCGAGGACGTCGGGACCCGACCAGCCGACGCTGGGGTGCGCCGCGACCCCGACGGGCTTGTCGACGACGACGATGTCGTCGTCGTCGTGGACGATCCGCATGCCGGGGACGGGCTCGGCGACGACGGCGAGGACGGGGGTCTCGTCGGCCGAGGGCAGGGTGATCTCCACGTGGGAGCCGGCCATGACCCGGGCCGACTTCGCCACGCTGGCACCATCGACGAGGATCGTCCCGTCGGCGGCCATCTCCGCGGCGCGGGTGCGAGAGAGACCGAAGAGGCGGGCCACCGCGGCGTCCACGCGCTCACCCTCGAGTCCCTCGGGGACGAGGACGTTGCGGGTCTCACTCATCGGTGGCGCCTCCTGCGGCGTGCTGGGGCCGGGACCCGTCCAGGCCCACGTTGCTGAAGACGAGCCAGATGAGCAGGCACGCCCCGGCGACGATGGCGATGTCGGCGATGTTGCCGACGAAGAGCCCGCCGTAGTCGATGAAGTCCACGACCCGTCCGCGCAGCGGCCCCGGGTCCCGGAAGAACCGGTCGACGAGGTTGCCGAGCGAGCCACCGAGCAGCAGCCCGAGGGCCACGGCCCAGCGCATGGACCCGACCCGTCGGGAGGCCCACAGGATCGCGAGGGTCACCGCCACGGCGATGAGCGTCATCACCCAGGTCATCGAGTCACCGATGGAGAAGGCGGCCCCGGAGTTGTGGATCAGGCGAAGGGAGAGCACGTCACCGATGAGTGGGCGGACCCGGCCGTCGGCCAGTGCGCCGAGCGCCCAGGCCTTGGACGCCTGGTCCAGCACCAGGGCGATGATCGCTGCGAGGGCATACCGACGCAGCACCCCGGGGCGGGCGCTCGCCGCCGGGGTGCCATCGTCGTCTGGGGTGCGTGGGGCGCTCAGCGCCGCTCCTGCTGGCTCTTGCATGTCATGCACAGGGTCGCACGAGGATAGGCCTGCAGTCGAAGCTTGCCGATCGGGTTGCCGCAGGACTCGCAGGTCCCGTAGGTCCCGTCCTCGAGCCGGGCCAGCGCGCGCACGTTCTGCTCCAGCCCTGCGCGGGCACCGGCGACGAGCGTCGACTCGTGCTCGCGCTCGAAGGACTTGGCTCCGGCATCGGCCTGGTCGTCGCCGGCGCCGTCGATGGGCTCCTTGAGGAACTCGCTCAGGTCGGTCTCCGCTGCGGTGACCTCGGCGGTGAGCCGCTCGATCTCCGACTCGAGCTCGACCCGGACCTCCTTGAGCTCCTTGGCCGTCCAGGGGCTCTCGTCCTCACGGACCGCGAGCTTGCCGGGTCCGGTCTTCTTCGCCGGGGTCTTCTTCGCCGGGGCCGCGGTCGCTGTGGTCTTGCTCGCAGCCTTCTTGACCGGTGCCTTCGCTGCCGGCGTCTTCGTGGCCGTCTTCTTCGCCGCCATGACCGTCCTCAGTTCAGTGGGCCCGTACCGCAGTACGGTGCAGAGTCACCGAAGGGTACGACGTTTTCGCCCAGATATCAGACTTGACCAGCCCCGTGTCGTCGCGCGCGCTCCGGCAGGGGTCGGGGCCCGACGAGGCGGCGTCCTCCCGATGTCGGGAGACCGCCGCCTCGTGGGTTGCCTCGTGGGTCGTGCGTGGTGGAGATCAGACCTTGGAGCTGGGCTCCGGCGCCACGGACGCGTTGGTCTCCAGACCCTTCAGCTGGGAGCCGATGAAGTCCTTGAGCTTGCGGCGGTAGTCGCGCTCGTAGGTGGTCAGCTCGGCGACCTGCGCCTCGAGCCTGGACTTCTGCTCGTTGAGGTCGTCGAGGATCTTCTTGCGCTGGGCCTCGGCCTCGGTGACCATCGTCGTGCTCTTGGCCTGGGCGTCCGAGATCAGCTTGTCGCGCTGGGTCGTGCCCTCGCCGACGAACTGGTCGCGCTTGCTCTGACCGGTCTTGAGGAACTCGTCGTGCTTGCCCTGACCCGTCTTGACGAAGTCGTCGTGCTTGGCCTGACCCGTCCGGACGAAGTCGTCGTGCTTGCCCTGACCGCTGGCGACCAGCTCGTCGTGCTTGCGCTGCGCCTCGGCGATGAGCTTGTCGCGCTGGGTCGTGCCCTCGGCGACGTGCTCGTCGTGCAGGCGCTGGGCGAGGGCGATGAGACCGGACGCGCCGGCGCCACCACCCGCAGCGGCAGCCATCTGGCCGGCGCCACCGTCGGTGTCGGCGACCGGCTGTGCGGCAGCTGCCTTGGCGGACTCGTCCTGGCGGGCCTTGGCCTCCGCCTCGGCCTTGTCCGCAGCGGCGTTGGCGGCCGCGATGCGCTGCTGCGCGCTCTCCTCGGCCTCCTTGGCGCGAGCGTTGACCGTGGCGATGCGCTCGTCGGCGCCCTGCTGGGCCTTGCCGAGACGGGCGTCGTCGCCCTTGGCCTGCTCGTCACGGGCCCGGCCCGACTGCTCGAGCTCGCTGATGCGCTTGTCGGCTGCGGCGCGGGCCGCGGCCTCCTTGTCGAGACGCGCCCGCAGGTCGCGGTTCTCGCGGGTCAGGGCCTCGTCGGCCTTGCCGGACCCGGCGACAGCGGCGGCCGCGGGGGCGGCAGCACTGGACGTCGTGGTCGGGCCGCCGTCCTCGGCGCGGGCCCGAAGGTCCTCCGAGTCCTTGACCATGCGGCGCATCTCAGCGACGACCTCGTCCAGGAAGTCGTCGACCTCGCGCTCGTCGTACCCACGACGGAACTGGGTCTGGGTGAAGGTCTTGTTGAGGACGTCCTCGGGCGTGAGCGCCATTGTTCCTCCGTATGCGATCGGACAGGTTGCACGCCAGTGACGCGCATCGGCGCGCACGGGCATCGACGTCAGCCTAGACGATCCTCAGCAGCAGCGAGACCGCGACGATGAGCACCAGGAAGGACACGTCGATGGCGATCCCACCCAGACGCAGCGGCTTGAAGACCTTGCGCAGGGCCTTCAGCGGTGGATCGGTGACCGTGAAGATGGCCTCGGCGACGACGAGGATCACACCGGTGGGGCGCCACTGGCGCGCGAAGACCTGGATCCAGTCGAGGATGAGGCGCCCGATGAGGATGAGGAAGTAGACGTACAGCACGAGGTGCAGCACGCTGCGGACGATCGACATGCAACCAGCCTAAGGTCGGCGCCCTGTGGCCCCGCTGGGAGTGGACGGCGGGGCCGCGGTCAGCTCTGGTTGAACAGCGCGCGGGGAGCCACCGGCTCGCCGCCCTCGGAGTCGACCTCGATGTGCTCGGGCGAGAGCAGGAAGACCTTGTTGGTCACGCGCTCGATGGACCCGTGCAGGCCGAAGACGAGGCCGGCCGCGAAGTCGACGAGGCGCTTGGCGTCGGAGTCGTCCATGTCGGTGAGGTTCATGATCACCGGGGTGCTGCTGCGGAAGCTCTCGCCGATGGCGCGGGCGTCGTTGTAGGTGCTCGGGTGGATCGTCGTGATGCGGTTCATCGGGGTGACCTCCACCTCACGGACGGCCGGCGTGCTCGGGACACGACGCAGCGGAGTGACCTCGGCAGCGCGCTCGTCCTCGACGAGCTCGTGGCCGCCCTCGTAGTCGTCGACGTACTCGTCGTACTCGTCGTAGCGCTTGTCGTCCTCGGCCAGCCCGAGGTACACCATCGCGTTGCGCAGTGCCGTCATGTCCTCAAATCCTCACATCAAACTGTTGCCTCGTCGGTGTCACCGAAGTTACCGGTGTGACAGGCGAGTTCCGAGGATTGCCGTCCCGACACGCAGGTGTGTCGCGCCATGACGCACCGCGGCCTCGAGGTCGCCACTCATCCCGGCCGAGAGCATGCGGGCCCGCGGGTGGTCGGCCAGGAGCGGCTGATGCAGCCGCGCGAGCCGCTCGAAGGCGGCGTCGGGGTCGGCGTCGAGCGGGGCGACGGCCATGAGTCCGCCCAGGCGAAGGGAGCTGCCCGCGATCCGGTCGGCCAGCGCCGGCACGTCGGACGGGTCCGCTCCCCCACGCCCGGCCCCGGCATCGGGGTCGAGGTTGACCTGGATGAGCGCGGTCACCTCGCGCCCGGCCGTCTCGGCACCCCGGGCCAGCGCACCGACGAGCTTGTCCCGGTCGACGGACTGGACGACATCGGCCCATCGGGCGACGGCCGTGGCCTTCTTGGACTGCAGCTGACCGATGAAGTGGGTACGCACCCCGGGCGGGGTCCCCCCTTCGGCCAGCTTGGCGGACGCCTCCTGCTCACGGTTCTCGCCGATCTCGGTGACGCCCAGCCCGGCGAGCAGGTCGAGGTCGCTGCGGGGGAAGAACTTCGTCACGACGACCAGCTGCACGCCCTCGCGGGGTCGGCCGGAGGCAGCGCACGCGGCCGCGATCCGCCCCTCGACATCGGCGAGGTTGGCGGCGAGCTCCTCGCGCCGCCCCGGCTCCTGGGTCATGCCCGTCTCCCGATGACCCCGGCGAAGCGTCCGGTCTGCCCGTCGCGCCGGTAGGAGAAGTAGGCGTCGTCCTCGCGCGCGCACCCGGCGACCCACTGGACGGGCACCCCGGCCCCCTGCAGCTGGTCGACGACACCGCTGGCGACGTCGATGGCGGCGGTCCCCGACCACGTGACCGCGGCCGAGACGGGAGCGACCTGCGCGGCGGCGGCGCGCATCTCGGTGGGCACCTCGTAGCAGCGGCCGCAGACGGAGGGGCCGACCGCGGCGGTCAGGCGGGTGGCGCCGAGGCCGCGCATGGCCTCGACGAGGCGCAGGACGACGCCGGCGACCATCCCCGGACGGCCCGCGTGGGCCACGCCGACGAGCGCGCTCGCCTCGTCGTGCACCAGGACGGGGGTGCAGTCGGCGACGAGCACGCCGAGCGCGATCCCCGGCAGGTCGGTGACCATCGCGTCGCCGGTGCCCACGGCACCGGTCGGCGTCCGGGGGCCCTGCAGCAGCTCGGCGTCCACGTGGACGACGTCGCTGCCGTGGACCTGGTCGGCCCAGACCGTCGGCATGCCGACCGCCTCCTCGAGGCGAGCCCGGTTGGCGGCCACCGCGGCCGGCTCGTCACCGACGTGCGCGCCGAGGTTGAGGCCGGCGAAGGGAGGCACGCTCACCCCGTCGTGGCGGTCGGTGAAGGCGCGCACGAGGCCCGCGTCGTCGTCTCTCCAGGCAAACACGTCTGCAACCTACTCTGCGGGGTCGAGCCACCTGCCACCCGAGTGCCGGGTCACGCGAGAGACCCTCCCTTCGCAAGGGATCGACACGCGTGCGAAGGGAGGGTCTCGGGTGGAGCGGGTGCGGCCTCAGCCGTCGGTCACTTCAGGAAGTCGGGTACGTCCAGGTCGTCGCCGTCGTCGAAGGTCACCTGGCGCGGCGGTGCGGCCTGCTGCTGCGCCGGGGCCGCCTGCTGCGCGGGCACCTGCTGAGGAGCCTGCTGGGCCGGCACCTGCTGAGGAGCCTGCTGAGCCGGCACCTGCTGAGGAGCCTGCTGCTGAGCGGGCACCTGCTGCGGCTGCGCCTGGGCCGGTCGCTGCTGCTGGGGCTGGGACTGCTGCGCCGGCGCCTGCCGCGCCGGGGCGACCTGCTGGGGGGCCTGACGGCCCTGGCCGCCGGACTGGACCTGACCGAGCGCCCGGTCGTCGGGACGCTGGGTGGGTGCGCCTCCGTCGAAGCCGGCCGCGATGACCGTCACGCGCACCTCGTCGCCGAGGGCGTCGTCGATGACGGCACCGAAGATGATGTTGGCCTCCGGGTGGGCGGCCTCCTGCACGAGGCGGGCGGCCTCGTTGATCTCGAAGAGGCCGAGGTCGCTGCCACCCTGGATCGAGAGCAGGACGCCGTGGGCGCCGTCGACGCTGGCCTCGAGCAGCGGCGAGGAGATCGCCAGCTCCGCTGCTTGGACGGCGCGATCCTCTCCTCTCGCCGACCCGATCCCCATGAGGGCGGATCCCGCGCCCTGCATGACGGACTTGACGTCGGCGAAGTCGAGGTTGATCAGACCCGGCGTGGTGATCAGGTCGGTGATGCCCTGGACACCGGAGAGCAGCACCTGGTCGGCGCTGCGGAAGGCGTCGAGCATGCTGACCGCGCGGTCGCTGATCGAGAGCAGCCGGTCGTTGGGGATGACGATGAGGGTGTCGACCTCGTCGCGCAGCGCACTGATGCCGGACTCGGCCTGGTTGGCCCGACGACGACCCTCGAAGGTGAAGGGCCGCGTGACGACACCGATGGTGAGCGCACCGAGGCTCTTGGCGATCTTGGCCACGACGGGCGCGCCGCCCGTGCCGGTGCCGCCGCCCTCGCCCGCGGTGACGAAGACCATGTCGGCCCCCTTGATGACCTCCTCGATCTCCTCGGCGTGGTCCTCGGCCGCCTTCTTGCCGACCTCGGGGTCCGCGCCGGCACCGAGCCCGCGGGTCAGCTCACGACCGACGTCGAGCTTGACGTCGGCGTCAGACATCAGGAGCGCCTGGGCGTCGGTGTTGATCGCGATGAACTCGACGCCCTTGAGGCCGACCTCGATCATCCGGTTGACGGCGTTGACGCCACCGCCGCCGATGCCGACGACCTTGATAACGGCCAGATAGTTCTGGGCTGATGCCACGGGGGACTCCTGATTGCTGGTGCTCGGTGCTGTCCTGGTCCCGAAACTCAAGGTGAACTTCAGGGTTACAGTTTGGTCACGCTCGATGTGTGCTGACGTTATGCGGCCCGGGCCGCTGGGGCAAACGCTGCACGCGCGTGTCGTCAGACTACCCCTTCGTCACCGGCGTGTCGGGGGCGGAGACGTCGATGACCTCGGGCTTCTTGGCCAGAAGTATCTGGATCACCTTGACCTTGACCTCCGGCGTGTGGTCATCGCCCCAGATGATCTTGGTCGAGCCGAGGGTGAAGCTGATCTGGTCGGCCGAGTCGACCGCGATCCCCTTGACCGTGCGGCGCATCTCCTGCGGCATCGCCGCGAGCATGCCCTGGGCCGCGCGCACCCCGTGACCGGAGACCCGCGCCCCGCCATCGGCGGAGACGGTGGGCACGCCGGTCGGTGCCGTGGAGACGGTCCGGATGACGACGCCCTCGAGGTCGAGGAGTCGGTAGGCACCGCCGCCCGCCCGCACGGCCAGCGCCGGAACCCTCGAGGTCACCTTGACATCGAGGGTATGGGGCCAGTCCGGGTCGACCGAGACCGCCGCCGCGCCTGGCACCTCCTCGGTGATCCGTCGGGCCAGCGCATCACCGTCCACCCGCATGAGAGGGGTGCCGATCGCGTCCTCGGCGATCCGCTCCACCTGCCGCCGGTCGGTCGGGTCGGCTCCCGTGACCGCGACCTGGCGGGTGTCCAGGGCGGACGAGAAGCCGACCACCCAGGCGAGAGCGAGGAGCACGACGACGACGAGGAGAGCGACCGCCCAGCGGCGCACCCGGTGCGCGCGCACCATGGCCGCCCGCTCGGCGAAGCGCTCCTCGGTCGCCTCCCTCGTGCCGCTCCCCCGGCTCACCGGCCCGCCCTCATCGATGCAGGACCTCGAGCAGCTGCGGGCCCACCCATGTGACGTCACCGGCGCCGACGGTCAGGACGAGGTCGCCGGGCTGCGCGGCGTGCGCGACGCTGGCCAGGGCGGTCTCGACGTCGACGACCCGGGCCGAGCGGCCGGCCTGCACGAGGGGGCCGGCGATCAGCTCGGAGGTGACCCCGTCCATCGGCTCCTCGCGGGCACCGTAGATGTCGAGCAGCAGGATCTCGTCGGCCGGCGAGAGCCCCGCGGCGAAGGCCGTGGCGAAGTCACGGGTGCGCGAGTACAGGTGCGGCTGGAAGATGACGAAGAGCCGGTGCTCGCCGGCGATCTCCTTGGCCGTGCGCACGACCGCCTCGACCTTGCCGGGGTTGTGCGCGTAGTCGTCGACGACCGTGACCCCGCGGACCTCGCCCTTGGTCTCGAAGCGGCGGCGAGTGCCCCCGTAGGCGGCCAGCCCGTCGAGGACCGACTGCGGGTCGACGCCGAGGCCATGGGCCGCCGCTGTGTAGGCGGCCGCGGCGTTGAGCAGGTTGTGCCGGCCGGGGACGGTGATCGCCAGCTCGCGCCGCACGCCTGCCTCGACGAGGACGGCGCGGGCGCTCGTGCCGTCGAGCACCGGGTCGACGAGGCGCACGTCGGCATCGTCGGCGAAGCCGTAGCGCACGACCCGACGGCCGGCTGCGGACGCTCGCCGGCCCAGTCGCTGCGACCCCGCGTCGTCGGCGCAGACCACGAGGAGCCCACCGTCGACGATCGTCGCGGCGAACTCGAGGTAGGCCGCCTCGACGGTCGAGAAGTCCCCGTAGAAGTCGAGGTGGTCGGGCTGGACATTGGTCACGACGGCGACATCGGGCTGGTAGGCGAGGAAGGAGCCGTCGGACTCGTCGGCCTCCGCGACGAAGGCCACGCCCTCCCCCAGGGCAGCGTTGACGCCCTGGGTGGACAGCTCACCCCCGAGTGCGAAGGAGGGGGCCTCGCCGGCCTCGAGCAGGGCGACGGTGAGCATCGAGCTCGTGGTCGTCTTGCCGTTGGCACCGGCGATGGCGACACGGGACTGCTCCCCCATCGCCGACGCCAGTGCCTGGCTGCGGTGGAGCACGCGCAGACCGCGGGCCCGGGCGGCAGCGAGCTCGGCGTTGTCCTCGCGGATCGCGGAGGAGACGACGACGGTGTCGGCCCCCTCGAGGCGCTCGGGGTCGTGCCCGACCCAGATCGTCGCGCCGCGCTCGCGCAGGCGCTCCAGCAGTGGCGAGTCCTTGGCGTCGCTGCCGCGGACCCGGACGCCGGCGTCCAGGAGCAGGCGCACGATCGCTGACATTCCGGCACCGCCGGCGGCCAGCACGTGGACGACGCCGAGGTCGGCGATCGGCACGCGCGGGGCGAGCACGTCGAAGCGCGGGTTGCGCGGGACCGGAGGCAGAGCCGACCCAGGAGCCCGTGGCGTGTCACCCACGGCTGCCCCCGGCCTGCCAGGCCTGCGTGACCATGTCAGCGAGGGTCTCGTCCGCGTCGCGGTGACCGACCGATGCCGCGGCGAGCGACATGGCCTCCAGCCGCGACCGGTCCTGCAGCAGGGGCACGATCTCGCGCGCGACCCAGGCCGGGTCGACGTCGGCGTCCTCGACGAGGACACCGCCACCGGCCGCCACGACGTCGGCGGCGTTGAGCCGCTGCTCGCCGTTGCCGATGGGCAGGGGGACGTAGACACCGGGCAGGCCGACCGCGGTCAGCTCGCAGACGGTGTTGGCCCCGGCACGGCAGACGACGGCGTCGGCCGCCGCATAGGCCAGGTCCATGCGGTCGACATAGGGCATGACCACGTAGGGGACGGACTCGTCACCGCCGAGCGCGATGAAGTCCTTGCCTGCGCCGGTGGCGTGCAGCACCTGCACCCCAGCGTCACGCAGGATGGCGACGCTGGCGGCGAAGGCGTCGTTGAGCCGCTTGGCGCCGAGCGATCCGCCGGTGACCAGGAGGACCGGCAGGTCCTCGCGCAGGCCGAGGCCCGCGCGAGCCTGCGCCCGCACCGCGGCTCGGTCGAGGGCGACGATCTCGGGCCGCAGCGGCATGCCGATGACCCGACCGCCGGCCAGCTTGGTGCCGGGGAAGGTCACGCCGATGTGGTCGGTGAACCGCGCCCCCACCTTGTTGGCGATGCCGGCACGCGCGTTCTGCTCGTGGATGACGATCGGCACGCCGGCCTTGCGGGCGGCGAGGTAGGCCGGCGTCGAGACGTAGCCACCGAAGCCGACGACGACCTGGGCGTCGATCTGCTCGATGGCGCGACCCGCTGAGGCCACGGCGCGACGCAGGTTGACCGGGAGGCGCACGAGGTCGCCGGACGGGCGGCGCGGGAGCGGCACCTTGGGGATCGTCGCGAAGTCGTACCCGCGCTCGGGGACGAGGCGCGACTCCAGCCCTTCGCCCGTCCCGAGCGCGAGGATGGCGACCTCGGGATCACGTCGGCGGAGGCAGTCGGCGAGGGCGAGCAGCGGGGAGACGTGTCCCGCGGTGCCACCACCCGCCAGCAGGATGCGTGCGGGGCGGGTGAGCGTCATCGCGTGGATGTCCTCCTGCTGGGGAACCGGGCGAGCAGAGCGCGCGCACGGGAGGGCTTTGCCGCGATCATCTCAGAGCAGCCCGGTTCGGCACGAGCGAAGCTCAGCAGGACGCCGACAGCGAGCATCGAGGTGACGAGCGAGGATCCGCCCGAGGAGACGAAGGGCAGCGGGACGCCGATGACCGGGAGCATCCCGATGACGGCGCCGATGTTGATGATCGCCTGCACGAGTACCCAGGTACAGATGCCGGCGGTGGCGATGCGCACGAAGAAGTCGTCGGTGCGGGTCACGAGCCGCAGACCGGCCAGGGCGAAGGCGGCGAAGAGCGCGAGGATCGCGAGCGTGCCGAGCAGGCCCAGCTCCTCGCCGATGATCGCGAAGATGAAGTCGTTGTACGGCTCCGCGAGCCAGCCCCATTTTTCGCGGCTGGCCCCGAGGCCCACACCGAGCCAGCCGCCGTCGGCGAGGGCGTAGCGGCCGTGGATGGACTGCCGGCAGATGCCGTAGAAGGACTCCGTGCCCGGTGCGCACTGGGCCGGGTCGAGCCAGACCTGGATGCGCTCCATGCGGTTGTTGCCGATGCTGGCCGCCAGGAAGCCGAGGACGGCCAGGACACCGCCGCCGAGAACGAACCAGCGCAGCTGGATCCCGGCCGCGAAGAGCATGCCGACGACGATCGCCACGATGACCATGGCGGTTCCGAGGTCGTTCCCGAGCATGACCAGCAGCACCATGCCCAGGGCTATCGGCGCGACGAGGGGGACGAGCGCGTGCTTGATCGAGCCGAGTAGCTCCCGCTTGCGCTCGAGGACGAGCGCGCCACCGAGCACGAGCCCGATCTTGGCGATCTCGCTCGGCTGGACCGACAGCGACCCGACACCGATCCAGTTGCGGTTGCCCTGGAACCCGAAGCCGAGCGGGGTGAGGACCAGGCCGAGCAGGACGAAGGAGACCAAGACCGCGGGCAGTGCGAAGCGTTTCCAGAAGAGCACACTGCGCCGCGAGGCCCACCACAGGGCGGCCCCACCGGCGAGAGCGAAGACGAACTGCTTGAGGAAGATCGTGAAGGACGAGTCGTTTTCTCTCAGGGAGACGATCATCGACGCCGAGAGGACCATGACCAGTCCGATGCCGACGAGCAGGCTGATGACACCGAGCAGGAGGTAGTAGGTCGTCGTCGGCGACTCGAAGCGGGCCGTCCACTGCTCGATCCGGGTGCGAGCGGGCCGCGTACCGGCGCGACGGCTGGTCGATGCGCTGCTGCTCACTCTCACCCCTCCTGCAGGTATCGATCCACCGCGGCAGCGAAGGCATCGCCGCGCGCCCCGTAGTTGTCGAACATGTCCATGGATGCTGCTGCCGGGGCGAGCAACACCACGTCACCCGGCCGCGCGAGCTCACCCGCGTGGCGGACGACGAGATCCATCGCACCAGTGTCCGTTGCCTCGACGTCGATCACCGGGACCTCGGGCGCGTGTCGTGCCAAGGCGGCCGCGATCCGCTCCCGGTCGCGCCCGATGAGGACGGCAGCTCGCAGTCGTCCCGCGGCGGCTGCGACGAGCTCGTCGACATCGGCCCCCTTGAGCAGTCCACCGGCGACCCACACGACGTGCTCGTAGGCGGTCAGGCTGGCCTGCGCGGCGTGGGGGTTGGTCGCCTTGGAGTCATCGACCCAGTGCACCTCGCCGTGAGTGGCGACGTGGGCGATGCGGTGCGGCTCGGGCCGCCAGGCCCGCAGTCCGTCGCGCACGGCGACGGGCGGGACGCCGTGC
The genomic region above belongs to Janibacter limosus and contains:
- the murG gene encoding undecaprenyldiphospho-muramoylpentapeptide beta-N-acetylglucosaminyltransferase, producing the protein MTLTRPARILLAGGGTAGHVSPLLALADCLRRRDPEVAILALGTGEGLESRLVPERGYDFATIPKVPLPRRPSGDLVRLPVNLRRAVASAGRAIEQIDAQVVVGFGGYVSTPAYLAARKAGVPIVIHEQNARAGIANKVGARFTDHIGVTFPGTKLAGGRVIGMPLRPEIVALDRAAVRAQARAGLGLREDLPVLLVTGGSLGAKRLNDAFAASVAILRDAGVQVLHATGAGKDFIALGGDESVPYVVMPYVDRMDLAYAAADAVVCRAGANTVCELTAVGLPGVYVPLPIGNGEQRLNAADVVAAGGGVLVEDADVDPAWVAREIVPLLQDRSRLEAMSLAAASVGHRDADETLADMVTQAWQAGGSRG
- the ftsW gene encoding putative lipid II flippase FtsW — its product is MSSSASTSRRAGTRPARTRIEQWTARFESPTTTYYLLLGVISLLVGIGLVMVLSASMIVSLRENDSSFTIFLKQFVFALAGGAALWWASRRSVLFWKRFALPAVLVSFVLLGLVLTPLGFGFQGNRNWIGVGSLSVQPSEIAKIGLVLGGALVLERKRELLGSIKHALVPLVAPIALGMVLLVMLGNDLGTAMVIVAIVVGMLFAAGIQLRWFVLGGGVLAVLGFLAASIGNNRMERIQVWLDPAQCAPGTESFYGICRQSIHGRYALADGGWLGVGLGASREKWGWLAEPYNDFIFAIIGEELGLLGTLAILALFAAFALAGLRLVTRTDDFFVRIATAGICTWVLVQAIINIGAVIGMLPVIGVPLPFVSSGGSSLVTSMLAVGVLLSFARAEPGCSEMIAAKPSRARALLARFPSRRTSTR